One Dermacentor andersoni chromosome 6, qqDerAnde1_hic_scaffold, whole genome shotgun sequence genomic window carries:
- the LOC126522215 gene encoding putative nuclease HARBI1, whose product MAAAKRCRLDEELLLLFDEDSSCSTDSSTSSSSDSSGDDEDLALYEQMFEQLFTPPEKRPKVESYVEKTVAAFSDEEFAKSPHYASRTDRGGLPPKSPQEHVQSFLWYATNKSCIRDVAGRFEVGESTHHTMMYPVMAFLLDIAPRIVTFPDDLQKLANALEQVSGFPDTIGGIDGSYIPVRCPAGKVRSVYVNGHYYPSLMLQGICDNWKRFLDARTGAPSKIHDSRIFWLSNISKKLPQLSAGKYHILGDAAYPSREFLMTPIRDYGSLDASDKAFNTKLSSTCVLTENAFGEFKGRFRQLQRLDLTTVDKMSKFILSCCVLHNICIDNGESFHSPLEDMRLSSQVNNDQSPTADEVCSGTSREESLLRALAEVKKKN is encoded by the exons ATGGCAGCAGCTAAGCGCTGCCGTCTGGACGAAgagttgttgttgctgtttgatGAAGACAGCAGCTGTAGCACAGATTCGAGCACAAGCTCCTCTTCGGACAGCAGCGGCGACGACGAGGATTTAGCATTGTATGAGCAGATGTTCGAGCAGCTTTTTACCCCGCCGGAGAAGCGACCGAAGGTCGAGTCGTATGTGGAAAAGACGGTCGCCGCTTTTTCGGACGAAGAG TTCGCGAAATCGCCGCACTACGCTTCAAGAACTGATCGCGGAGGCCTGCCCCCAAAGTCGCctcaagagcatgtgcagtccttTTTGTG GTATGCTACCAATAAATCCTGCATACGGGATGTCGCTGGGCGATTTGAGGTTGGGGAAAGCACGCATCACACGATGATGTACCCCGTCATGGCGTTTCTTCTGGACATCGCACCCCGCATCGTGACCTTCCCAGATGACTTGCAGAAGCTTGCTAATGCGTTGGAACAG GTTTCAGGGTTTCCAGACACCATTGGCGGCATTGACGGGAGCTATATTCCTGTTAGGTGCCCTGCTGGTAAGGTGCGGTCAGTGTACGTGAATGGGCATTATTACCCATCCTTGATGCTGCAGGGGATATGTGATAACTGGAAGAGGTTCCTTGATGCCAGAACTGGTGCACCTAGTAAAATTCACGACTCTAGGATCTTTTGGCTTTCAAACATTTCGAAGAAATTGCCTCAACTCAGTGCTGGAAAATACCATATTCTTGGGGACGCTGCATACCCATCTCGAGAGTTTTTGATGACTCCCATTCGAGACTATGGAAGCCTGGATGCCTCTGACAAGGCATTTAACACGAAACTTTCATCCACCTGTGTGCTAACTGAAAACGCATTTGGGGAATTCAAGGGTAGATTTAGGCAGCTACAGCGTTTGGACCTCACGACTGTAGACAAAATGTCAAAATTTATTCTCTCTTGCTGTGTCCTTCACAACATCTGCATCGACAACGGGGAATCATTCCATAGTCCACTTGAGGACATGCGTCTGAGCTCCCAGGTTAACAATGATCAGAGCCCTACTGCAGATGAAGTCTGCAGCGGAACATCTAGAGAAGAGAGCCTCTTACGGGCACTTgcagaagttaaaaaaaaaaattaa